A stretch of the Methylacidiphilum caldifontis genome encodes the following:
- a CDS encoding FlgD immunoglobulin-like domain containing protein, translating into MKALYFFLLLFLFLAQFSLFPQETSNITLNALRCSKPITIDADLKEWDFSTSIPSCYDLSTLKNTHAVQTMAMYDENYLYFAFRYKDKTPLVNAIDPVFDPQGGWKSDATQIRLKTPDKIIHFTIWYYTPKQLPWVSIHIGLWNPNESPYEDIQDGKKLGIKVAFKKSEHNDGYDEEIAIPWELLQKIKPWVHEKLKCGLEFFWGRENGKDWPEHRFADLINPEKPKREFFWTDPDSWGSLELSDSTHLYSKASILESKIDSVEFNPYPTTGKYPIHYTLEQDQHVTLVIEDSTGRRIRNLIADVPRKKGENTDYWDGKDDLGNEVPSGKYVVRGLCHRPFHLAYQFAFGNPGDPQWLIPDGKGGWLSNHENPFALAVDDQYVYIAAATAEGACTVMALDFEGKKQWGIGGINGGMITRMGPYLYMVVEGCLSSYGVPPGELRLYRYKAKDGTPIPFSNNSPYQIIGHFDAQKPPPLKERLGKAYEEGRLDADWAQKQAIGFTSDESYLYCSLYFEDKILVVDEEGHFIREIPVKKPAGIASNKKGELFIISDKKVYRWNENKGFIPLIESGLSAPIGIALDKDERIYVSEWGKAMNIKVFSKEGKPLSSIGKKGGRNASGIYNPETMFFPWCLGIDPMGNLWVAEWDNAPRRISVWSKEGKIINEFCGSTYYAGEGCIIDPKNPTFGIVMGNGVELDWNKGLWRVISVLWRELKSNALFGPLAGGLAGEGIIQRIVTYNSKKWLISGMQNYACISELTDHYTAKPKVALGTIGYFLSDNCLLPEVIEKNLFFESSALNWAKKTFPCLFFGEGWGKTQIGNFYGRDQIWSLFQFESNQKGYRLNNTFLWIDQDGDGLVEENELALLHQSLEDPLFKGAWWMPIFSQDLSLYWFSVDKNDQLTGWSLPCYGLNDVGSPVYYLNKRKKIFTYQNSKKGYDPPEGWCDSKGNILVITDPLMMFSPEGKLLWQYPDPWPGVHGSHYSAQSYPGRLIGPLYVLGSADGGKDIGEIFCLAGNLGERYLFTTDGLFIGSLFKDCRSAPDVLPQVPYRNMLIDSTSAGGESFGGQFFKNPADGQYYLIGPVSDGRECVIVAKIQGMETIKKMVLSPIVVDYESQGTLEDKNKKENNFPTLSIKFLSEPAFGIPSKNIFPWDSPHSAASIFFDKTHSALATWVFDKDYIYIGFKNVLDDSPMINRGIDPTKLFKTGDAVVFDIRTKNENSKNTNEVEEGDIRLLFSVFQEKPIAILYRYKKEGATNPVAFASPIGVTKVDEVVQLKDAKILLEKDQKAYSLYASIPLKDINFSPKTGTVYRGDFGVIYSDKSGQNDVLRMFWSNKTTGMVNDLSIEAAINPSSWGFFSIER; encoded by the coding sequence GTGAAAGCTCTCTATTTCTTTTTACTTTTATTCTTATTTCTAGCTCAATTCTCCCTTTTTCCCCAAGAAACATCAAATATCACCCTTAATGCTTTACGTTGTTCAAAACCGATTACTATTGACGCGGATCTCAAAGAGTGGGATTTTTCCACGTCTATCCCGAGTTGTTATGATTTATCTACCTTGAAAAATACCCATGCGGTTCAAACAATGGCCATGTATGATGAAAATTATCTTTATTTTGCCTTTCGGTATAAAGACAAAACACCTTTAGTAAATGCAATCGATCCTGTTTTTGATCCTCAAGGCGGATGGAAATCGGATGCGACTCAAATCCGGCTTAAAACACCTGATAAAATCATACACTTTACCATTTGGTATTACACACCTAAGCAACTCCCTTGGGTAAGTATCCATATTGGACTATGGAATCCTAATGAAAGTCCATACGAAGATATCCAAGATGGGAAAAAGCTAGGTATTAAGGTCGCTTTTAAAAAATCTGAACATAATGATGGATACGATGAAGAAATAGCTATTCCATGGGAACTTTTACAAAAAATAAAACCTTGGGTCCATGAAAAACTTAAGTGTGGTTTGGAGTTTTTTTGGGGACGGGAAAATGGAAAAGATTGGCCTGAGCACAGGTTTGCTGATCTTATTAACCCCGAAAAGCCTAAGAGAGAATTTTTCTGGACAGATCCCGATTCTTGGGGTTCTCTTGAACTTTCAGACTCAACCCATCTATACTCAAAAGCTTCTATTCTTGAATCTAAAATAGACTCCGTTGAATTCAATCCTTATCCCACTACTGGAAAATATCCTATCCATTACACGTTAGAGCAAGACCAGCATGTTACACTTGTAATAGAAGATAGCACTGGCAGAAGAATCAGAAACCTTATAGCGGACGTTCCTAGGAAAAAAGGGGAAAATACAGACTATTGGGATGGTAAAGATGATCTTGGTAATGAGGTTCCTTCTGGCAAATATGTGGTGCGTGGACTTTGTCATCGCCCATTTCATCTTGCTTATCAGTTTGCATTTGGAAACCCTGGAGATCCCCAATGGCTTATTCCTGATGGCAAAGGGGGTTGGCTTTCCAATCATGAAAATCCCTTCGCTTTAGCAGTTGATGATCAATACGTATATATTGCAGCTGCTACGGCCGAAGGGGCATGTACTGTTATGGCTTTGGATTTCGAAGGTAAAAAGCAATGGGGAATAGGAGGGATTAATGGTGGAATGATTACCCGAATGGGACCCTATCTTTACATGGTCGTCGAAGGTTGTTTATCAAGTTATGGGGTTCCTCCAGGGGAGTTAAGATTATACCGCTATAAAGCCAAAGATGGGACTCCCATTCCTTTTTCCAACAATAGTCCTTATCAAATTATTGGCCATTTCGATGCCCAAAAACCTCCTCCACTTAAAGAGAGGCTCGGTAAAGCTTACGAAGAAGGAAGACTAGATGCTGACTGGGCACAAAAACAAGCCATTGGATTTACCTCTGATGAAAGCTATCTCTATTGTTCTCTTTATTTTGAAGACAAAATCCTTGTTGTAGACGAAGAAGGCCATTTTATCCGAGAAATTCCCGTAAAGAAACCCGCAGGTATTGCTTCTAATAAAAAAGGAGAACTTTTCATCATTAGTGATAAGAAAGTTTATAGATGGAATGAAAATAAAGGATTTATTCCTCTTATTGAATCAGGACTTTCAGCTCCTATTGGCATTGCCCTGGACAAAGATGAACGGATTTATGTTTCCGAATGGGGCAAGGCAATGAATATAAAGGTTTTTTCTAAGGAAGGCAAACCATTAAGTTCGATTGGAAAAAAAGGAGGGAGAAATGCATCGGGGATTTATAATCCTGAAACTATGTTTTTTCCATGGTGTTTGGGCATTGATCCCATGGGCAACCTTTGGGTGGCAGAATGGGATAATGCTCCAAGAAGAATAAGTGTATGGAGCAAAGAAGGAAAGATCATAAACGAGTTTTGTGGTTCTACCTATTATGCTGGGGAAGGATGCATTATCGATCCCAAGAATCCAACTTTTGGAATAGTAATGGGGAATGGTGTTGAACTTGATTGGAACAAAGGACTGTGGAGAGTAATAAGCGTTTTATGGCGAGAACTTAAATCTAACGCTCTTTTTGGTCCTTTAGCCGGGGGGCTTGCTGGTGAAGGGATAATTCAAAGAATAGTTACATATAATTCTAAAAAATGGCTTATAAGCGGAATGCAAAACTATGCTTGCATTTCTGAATTAACTGATCACTATACCGCTAAGCCTAAAGTCGCATTGGGTACTATTGGTTATTTTTTATCTGATAATTGCTTATTGCCAGAAGTAATTGAAAAAAATCTTTTTTTTGAGAGTAGTGCATTGAATTGGGCTAAAAAAACTTTTCCCTGCTTGTTCTTTGGGGAAGGATGGGGAAAAACGCAGATAGGGAACTTTTATGGCAGGGACCAAATCTGGAGCCTTTTCCAATTTGAGTCTAACCAAAAGGGCTACAGGTTAAATAACACCTTTTTATGGATAGATCAAGACGGTGACGGTCTTGTTGAAGAAAATGAACTGGCTCTACTTCATCAAAGTTTAGAAGATCCTCTTTTTAAAGGTGCATGGTGGATGCCCATTTTTAGCCAAGACCTCTCACTTTATTGGTTTTCCGTCGACAAAAATGATCAACTCACAGGTTGGTCACTACCCTGCTATGGTCTTAATGATGTTGGATCGCCTGTGTATTACTTGAACAAAAGAAAAAAAATTTTTACCTACCAAAACTCTAAAAAGGGCTATGACCCACCAGAAGGATGGTGTGACTCAAAAGGAAACATTCTTGTTATTACTGATCCTTTGATGATGTTCTCACCGGAAGGAAAGCTTTTATGGCAATATCCAGATCCTTGGCCAGGAGTCCACGGCAGCCATTATTCAGCTCAATCTTATCCAGGAAGACTGATTGGGCCGCTCTATGTGCTTGGATCAGCTGATGGCGGAAAAGATATTGGTGAAATATTTTGTTTAGCTGGTAATTTAGGAGAACGGTATTTGTTTACAACCGATGGTCTTTTTATTGGCAGTTTATTTAAAGATTGTCGAAGCGCTCCCGATGTCCTTCCCCAAGTTCCTTATAGGAACATGCTTATAGATAGCACATCTGCAGGAGGAGAAAGTTTTGGAGGACAATTTTTTAAAAATCCTGCAGATGGACAATACTATCTTATTGGACCAGTCAGCGATGGTAGAGAATGCGTAATTGTGGCTAAAATCCAAGGTATGGAGACAATAAAAAAAATGGTTTTATCTCCAATAGTTGTTGATTATGAATCTCAAGGAACCCTAGAAGATAAAAATAAAAAAGAAAACAATTTTCCTACTTTAAGCATAAAATTTTTGTCTGAACCTGCTTTTGGTATTCCTTCAAAAAACATATTCCCATGGGATAGTCCACACTCTGCTGCATCCATTTTCTTCGATAAAACTCATTCTGCCTTGGCTACATGGGTATTTGACAAAGATTACATCTACATTGGTTTTAAAAATGTTTTGGATGACAGCCCGATGATTAATCGAGGCATTGATCCAACAAAACTTTTCAAAACCGGTGATGCTGTTGTCTTCGACATAAGAACCAAAAATGAAAATTCTAAAAACACCAATGAGGTTGAGGAAGGAGACATTAGACTTCTTTTTTCAGTTTTCCAAGAGAAGCCTATTGCAATTCTTTATCGATATAAAAAGGAAGGAGCAACTAATCCGGTTGCTTTTGCTTCACCCATAGGGGTTACTAAAGTGGATGAAGTGGTTCAGTTAAAGGATGCAAAAATTTTATTGGAAAAAGATCAAAAAGCTTATTCCCTTTATGCATCAATCCCACTAAAGGACATAAACTTTTCTCCAAAAACAGGGACAGTTTATCGAGGAGATTTTGGAGTGATTTACTCAGATAAATCAGGTCAAAACGATGTATTACGGATGTTTTGGTCAAATAAAACCACAGGCATGGTAAACGATCTTTCTATTGAAGCGGCAATTAATCCCTCATCATGGGGCTTTTTCTCTATTGAGAGATAA
- a CDS encoding glycosyltransferase: MNILFVICSLSFRHGGPTKACLETAECLHNKGYRVEICATEDLQDIDSSLLSIFQNKGICIHVFPITLRNFFLSRYYYFSFDLVRFLSKNISRFDIVYIYSLYRFPPTISSYYARRKNIPYIIHPHGSLDPYLYKKNRHIKNIYEILFEFRNLNKAAAIHFTAIEEKNLVSPLNLKAKSFVIPYGIQLNYYIPNPNLAEKYFHELKNKKILLFFSRINFKKGLDLLIPAFAKIRKEISNLFLVLAGPDNEGYGEKVRGWIKEYRIEDQVIFTGMLLEEKKRAILSLANLFVLPSYTESFGIAVIEAMAMELAVVISNKVNIWREVEEAGAGLVVSCNVDEIAKACIKLLKNPQLAKEMGKRGRKLVENRYSLEATTQALEEEFKKIIESHKSNR, encoded by the coding sequence ATGAATATTCTCTTTGTTATCTGTAGCCTATCATTCCGTCATGGGGGACCTACAAAAGCCTGCCTTGAAACTGCTGAATGTTTACATAACAAAGGCTACAGGGTAGAAATTTGTGCAACAGAGGATTTACAAGATATAGACTCTTCTCTTCTTTCAATATTCCAAAATAAAGGAATCTGCATCCACGTTTTTCCAATTACGCTTCGTAATTTTTTCTTATCACGTTATTATTATTTTTCTTTTGATTTAGTTCGATTTCTATCAAAAAATATATCGCGATTTGATATTGTTTATATCTATTCTCTCTATCGTTTTCCTCCTACTATCAGCTCATATTATGCAAGAAGAAAAAACATTCCTTATATTATTCACCCTCATGGTTCCCTTGATCCCTATTTGTATAAAAAAAATAGACATATTAAAAATATTTATGAAATACTTTTCGAATTTCGAAATTTAAACAAGGCTGCAGCTATTCATTTTACGGCCATTGAAGAAAAAAATCTTGTTTCTCCCTTAAATTTAAAAGCCAAGTCTTTTGTAATTCCTTACGGAATTCAGTTAAATTATTACATTCCTAATCCAAATCTTGCAGAAAAATACTTCCATGAATTAAAAAACAAAAAAATCCTTCTTTTTTTTAGTAGGATCAATTTTAAAAAGGGTCTCGATCTTTTAATTCCCGCCTTTGCCAAAATTCGAAAAGAAATTTCTAACCTTTTTCTAGTTCTTGCTGGTCCTGACAACGAGGGCTATGGAGAAAAAGTCAGAGGATGGATTAAAGAATATAGAATTGAAGATCAGGTAATTTTTACAGGGATGCTCCTAGAGGAAAAAAAAAGAGCGATTCTTTCTCTAGCGAATCTTTTTGTTCTTCCATCCTATACAGAAAGTTTTGGTATAGCTGTGATCGAGGCTATGGCTATGGAGCTTGCAGTTGTTATTTCTAACAAAGTGAATATTTGGAGAGAAGTAGAGGAAGCTGGTGCAGGACTAGTTGTTTCATGCAACGTTGATGAGATTGCAAAGGCCTGTATTAAACTTCTAAAAAATCCACAATTAGCTAAGGAGATGGGCAAAAGAGGAAGAAAACTCGTCGAAAACCGATATTCTCTAGAAGCAACAACACAGGCATTGGAAGAAGAATTTAAAAAAATCATCGAGTCCCATAAAAGTAATCGTTAA
- a CDS encoding WD40/YVTN/BNR-like repeat-containing protein, with product MIKVEKSIFYLLLFITFFITWSYSQGFWQGHPAGQSPSSFSYPAYEIFFDLINTQGSGGGFGLGKPHFHLWDIDCWNEKICWCCGFGGVFKSVDGGYHWETIKEPGGWYHVQLTGPEEIWLLEGFHGEAKGRLWHSIDNGHSWEEVLSQQIKGFGQLICKGPVIFVLCNDYPSYISLDHGKTWQKINNIFGSLQASIPGDIQLENGFIIYVLGHKKELPYLVQSKDGGQSWKEIKLPEGLPCPKTLFFATSWMGWIGFDKGKILVTNDGAESWKLCQLPTHKPITALWFDQEGRGFAAVENGNYLKLSDALYRTEDGGKSWKLVLSGAKQFNKLFGFDLKKCWAAGFSPGIPQNDLIGILNTKENKDLP from the coding sequence ATGATCAAGGTTGAAAAATCAATATTTTATCTTCTTCTTTTTATAACCTTTTTTATTACTTGGAGTTACTCACAAGGTTTTTGGCAAGGTCATCCTGCAGGCCAATCCCCATCATCTTTTTCTTATCCTGCTTACGAAATTTTTTTTGATCTGATCAATACACAAGGATCAGGAGGAGGATTTGGTTTAGGTAAACCTCATTTTCATCTTTGGGATATTGACTGCTGGAATGAAAAGATCTGTTGGTGTTGCGGTTTTGGAGGAGTTTTTAAATCTGTTGACGGTGGCTATCATTGGGAAACAATAAAGGAACCTGGAGGATGGTATCATGTCCAGCTTACAGGACCAGAAGAGATATGGCTTTTAGAAGGTTTTCATGGAGAAGCAAAAGGAAGACTTTGGCATTCAATAGACAATGGTCATAGTTGGGAAGAGGTATTATCTCAACAGATTAAAGGTTTTGGCCAGTTAATTTGCAAAGGACCAGTAATATTTGTTCTTTGTAATGATTATCCTTCTTATATAAGCCTTGATCATGGAAAAACATGGCAAAAAATTAATAATATTTTTGGATCTCTACAAGCATCTATTCCTGGAGATATACAATTAGAAAATGGGTTCATAATCTATGTTTTAGGCCATAAGAAAGAATTACCTTATCTTGTTCAGAGTAAGGATGGTGGCCAAAGCTGGAAAGAAATAAAATTGCCAGAAGGCCTTCCTTGTCCAAAAACTCTTTTCTTTGCCACAAGTTGGATGGGTTGGATCGGATTTGATAAAGGCAAAATTCTTGTAACAAATGATGGAGCTGAAAGTTGGAAGCTCTGTCAGCTTCCTACACATAAACCCATAACTGCCCTCTGGTTTGACCAGGAAGGTAGAGGATTTGCTGCTGTAGAAAATGGAAATTATTTAAAATTATCTGATGCTTTATATCGAACAGAAGATGGCGGGAAAAGCTGGAAGCTTGTTCTATCAGGGGCAAAACAATTTAATAAACTTTTTGGTTTTGACTTAAAAAAGTGTTGGGCTGCAGGGTTTTCACCGGGTATTCCTCAAAATGATCTTATCGGTATTTTAAATACCAAAGAAAATAAAGATTTACCCTAA
- a CDS encoding FkbM family methyltransferase produces MSINQTSIRPLSWIKNLIVPKGRLKYRVPFGLFKGLELKLDLECQSQVYFGLWERETHSFIKKCIQRCKWLVDIGAGTGELLAYFIKHDHAHKIIAVEPDMSVIDILNENIKINISSNYNINNIIIINKFIGNNRCNDEIALDSLLNKANERVFLKIDVDGYELNVLHSGRNIIKSGNLDILIETHSKQLENECIKFLSTYGYKLSIIKNGWWRFALPEMRPTPHNRWITAEGPIIKA; encoded by the coding sequence ATGAGTATAAATCAGACTTCTATTCGACCGTTATCCTGGATAAAAAACTTAATAGTTCCAAAAGGAAGATTAAAATATAGAGTTCCATTTGGTCTATTTAAGGGATTAGAGCTAAAATTGGATTTAGAATGTCAATCTCAGGTTTATTTCGGTCTATGGGAAAGAGAAACGCATAGTTTCATTAAAAAATGTATTCAAAGATGTAAATGGTTAGTTGATATAGGTGCAGGAACTGGTGAATTATTAGCATATTTTATAAAACATGATCATGCACATAAGATAATAGCTGTTGAACCTGATATGTCTGTAATAGATATATTAAATGAAAATATAAAAATAAACATATCTTCAAATTACAATATAAATAATATAATTATTATAAATAAGTTTATAGGTAATAATAGATGTAATGATGAAATTGCTTTAGATAGTCTATTAAATAAAGCCAATGAACGTGTATTCTTAAAAATCGATGTTGATGGATACGAATTGAATGTTCTACATAGTGGACGAAACATTATAAAATCTGGAAATCTGGATATATTGATCGAAACCCATTCAAAACAACTTGAAAATGAATGCATAAAATTTTTGTCTACTTATGGATATAAACTTTCTATAATAAAAAATGGATGGTGGCGTTTTGCTCTTCCCGAAATGCGTCCCACCCCACACAACCGTTGGATTACAGCAGAAGGACCTATTATCAAAGCCTAA